The genomic stretch TGCATTGAAACAGTAAGCGCCAGTAGTGGTGTCTTCAGGTGATGCTGAAACAATGTTTATGTCAGTAAGCACAATGTTGGTGCAAGCAACGATTTGGCTACATTTTAATTCGACGGCCTTATCAGTGCTTGTTGTCCCATGTACTCTACTGAAGTAAACGTCACTGACTTTCACTGCCGATGTCGACTGCACCAGACAGTATGAAGTTGAGAAAATTTCAGCACCAAAATTAAATCGTAATTTATTTAACTCTTTGTATTTGTTGGATTAGTTTATAAAACTTTAGGTCGTTCTATAgccattttgttttaattttttatttattttattttattttattgtgcAAAAAGTCTTAAAATTGTAGATTATTACCTGATTTTGGCCAGGTGGCTGCTGATCGCAATAAAACTGATCAATGATAATAGGTTTGGCAACTGTATCGAGTGTAATTCCTTCAAATGATATCTTCCTCGCATATCCGGATCCTCCCTAATAGAAACACAACACCAATTATTTCAGGATTAACTTAACAACTCATATGATATTAAGAATTAGCATTCTTACTTGCCATGTTTTGATTCTTAATCCATTTGTTGTCCCCCTCAAGACAGAGTCTCGGACATATACTTTTTCTACATTGTCTGTGAGGCCCCCTCTTCCTAAGCTTCCAATGCTGCAAGCAGTATTACACTTACACATGAAATGTAGCAATGTCGGAACTTGATTGGCATGATTTATAAGTTTTGTGTAAGTTTTTAGTTTgctagtttttcttttgtttttgagttttgttttgcttgaagaCAAGCAAAAGCTAAGGTTGAGGGTATTCCGTATCCAAACTGTTGGATACTTGTACCTAAACCGTCGGATACCCATATCCATCTGTCAAACGTTGTACATCGTTGATCCAGATACGTATTTGATCGTATCAGAGGCATGTCATGTCCATTTGCATATCCGGCATGTTATACGCAACAAATGTGCCTGTATCTGTGCATCGTAGGTGGTGGGTGTGGGTATAAGTTGATGGGTAGGAGTAGGCTACGTTCAattgtaacaaaaaaataaaaataaaaataaaaaatcgttATATGCTAAGGGTACCAACTACTAGGatttaaaataaagtttattaAAAGTTTATTTTAGGCTATACGGGAAAAAACCTTATTCCATGACCTGGTCCACATAGCAGTCTACTAATGTTTACATATGAGGAACCTCCTCCAATAGCAACACAATCATCACCTATGATCGAGTTAAGAAAGatatatcaaacaaaacaaagaaccTTAAACTGCACAATATTGGGAATAAATTATACTGATATATGTATAGCAGCAAACTATGCTGAGTTATACCAGTGCCTATGCTGCAATCATGAATCTGAACGTTGCGGGATTGGCCTATGTCAATTCCATCAGTGTTAGGGCTCGAACCAGGTGCTGTTATTTGGAGGCGAGATATGGTTACACCATTGCAGCCGGATATAGTTATATGGTTTCTTGGGCTGTTGACGTGTGTCAATCCACTGAGTACAAGCTCATTGCAGTTATAAAATGCCAATGCCTTGACACCCAAGGAAAATGGAAATTATATCAATGCCTCAAATAGGTAAAGTAAAATATCAAAGTTGatactaaatattaaaaaaaaattcatttattcTTCTCTGTTaataataaattcaaaaataagtATTTGTCACCAAGTAACAAACGAACAATTCTGATTCTCAACCACAAAAGAACATTTCTTATTCAATTTGAAATCAATGTTGATAAACTTACAGTGGGTCTTTCGCCGGGCTTATGAGCCTGTGACCACCAAATACCACCTCGTCCATCGATTACTCCATCTCCCTCAATTTTAAGGCCATTGACCTTGGAGAAAATAAGCCAGTTTTTTACATCATGATTAGACCATGCACTAAGATCATTTGGGGCCACTATATCTCCAACAACCTGCCGTTTCATGACTTTGGTTGGTTACATGGGTTATGATTGGTGATCAATAGTATAGTCAGTTTACTAAACAAGCttggattacaaaaaaaaaaaaaaaaatatatatatatatatatatatataaatactaaaaatttagtgTACTTGAAGCCAATACCTATTAACTAGGGATGAAGCCAATATTTGAAATTGAAGAGGGCGATatcttaaactaatttttttttctttcctataTATGGTTACTATGTACAGCTTAAATATTTGATGGATGGTGAGAATATAGCAACATTCTTGATAAACCTAAGGAAAACAAAACGTTTTTATActtgaaaaataatatataagtgACGATCGATCTAACACATAAGTTATACCTGTATATTAACCGTAGGAGAGTTGCATGGACCTTGGAACATCGTAGGGCTCAGCAAGAACGTTCCAGGTGGTATATATAGGGTTGGAACATTATATTTGGTAGCTCGACAAACAGCTTTCCACCCCTTAATAAAAGCCTTTGCAGTGCATTTGTTTTGTTAATATATCGATATTGACAACTACATTATCCTCCTTAAATGTAACATAATATGTTGATATATATTATCCACGCGCCCACACCAAACAATACCAGCAAACAGAGAATGAGGTGTGATAAATAAAGGTAGCTAGTGTGGCCATATAATTAATTGTATGTCACTTAACATTCCAACAATTTAATGAGGCATATGTGGTGTATATAtttcatgtcaatttataatttCATCTCACTAGTTATATGCATCAATACAATTGGCACATTATATGCTATTGTGTGGTAGAAATTAACGAATAATTCTAGACTTACACCATTTGATGAGATAAAATCAGTGATTGATGTGATGATACACATCATTTATCACATCACATGATACTAAAATAGGAAAGGGATccatctccggatcccttccaccaaattcacATAATCAATGAATccagacccttgaaatttgatcaaacggctaaaattattataatttttaaaaggaCCTCATGTTTTagttgttgaatcaaatttcaaaggtccggATTCATTGATtttgtggatttggtggaagggttCCGGCAAGGATCCCTTTCCACTAAAATATTGTCTAAAAATATATTACTTCGGTAACAaaatatggtatccctggtccCTAGTATAGACAAACACTACTAA from Pyrus communis chromosome 7, drPyrComm1.1, whole genome shotgun sequence encodes the following:
- the LOC137740649 gene encoding probable polygalacturonase At3g15720, encoding MARWVGSSCPRRPLDAIDVIQFGAIGDGTNDDSQAFIKGWKAVCRATKYNVPTLYIPPGTFLLSPTMFQGPCNSPTVNIQVVGDIVAPNDLSAWSNHDVKNWLIFSKVNGLKIEGDGVIDGRGGIWWSQAHKPGERPTALAFYNCNELVLSGLTHVNSPRNHITISGCNGVTISRLQITAPGSSPNTDGIDIGQSRNVQIHDCSIGTGDDCVAIGGGSSYVNISRLLCGPGHGISIGSLGRGGLTDNVEKVYVRDSVLRGTTNGLRIKTWQGGSGYARKISFEGITLDTVAKPIIIDQFYCDQQPPGQNQSTSAVKVSDVYFSRVHGTTSTDKAVELKCSQIVACTNIVLTDINIVSASPEDTTTGAYCFNAYGSAGPTVPLVKCLLPN